DNA sequence from the Syntrophales bacterium genome:
TGCATACGTTAAGACACAGTTTTGCCACTCATCTGATTGAAGAGGGAACAAGCCTCCACCATGTCCAACTGCTTCTTGGGCACAGGTCCCCAACAACGACCACTGTCTACCTGCATGTCAGCCGACTGAACCTGTCACAGGTCACATCTCCTCTCGATAAAAAAACGAAGCAACCTTCGTAATCCACGAAAAGCGGATGCGAACAGCTGGCGACTTTGAAGTGGCGGAGATTTTCCGTCAGTACGGACCTGTCTATAGAGAATCTCATAGATTGCCCCGCAATCATCTGAGGGTCATGCGCGCCATTGAGGTATGCAGAACCGCTGCCATGGGTGGTCATAAGGACCAGTGCGATCACTGCGGCCATCTGGCGATATCGTATAACTCCTGCCGAAACCGGCACTGTCCCAAATGCCAGACACTGCGGAAAGAGAAATGGATCGAGGCTCGCGGTGAGGACCTCCTGCCTGTTGAATACTTCCATGTAGTCTTCACCATCCCCTCAGAACTGAATCATCTGGTGTTAATGAACCGAAAGGTCATGTATGATCTTTTTTTCCGTTCAGTCTCAGAAACGCTCATTGAACTTGCCAATGACCCGAAACATCTCGGTGCCAAAATAGGCGTCATCAGTGTTCTGCATACCTGGGGACAGAACCTTATGGATCACCCCCATATCCACTGTATTGTCACCGGGGGCGGCCTGTCCGCTGACGCCAACCGTTGGATATCCTGCCGGAAGGGTTTTTTCCTTCCCGTAACGGTCATGTCGGCATTGTTCCG
Encoded proteins:
- a CDS encoding IS91 family transposase; this encodes MRTAGDFEVAEIFRQYGPVYRESHRLPRNHLRVMRAIEVCRTAAMGGHKDQCDHCGHLAISYNSCRNRHCPKCQTLRKEKWIEARGEDLLPVEYFHVVFTIPSELNHLVLMNRKVMYDLFFRSVSETLIELANDPKHLGAKIGVISVLHTWGQNLMDHPHIHCIVTGGGLSADANRWISCRKGFFLPVTVMSALFRGKFLDHLTHCFKNGALVFDGAINHLKTPGNFNFFRKQLYEKKWVVYCKPPFGGPKGVLQYLGRYTHRIAISNNRILNIQGGKVSFLWRDYADDNRQKTMTLKADEFIRR